The genomic window GAGACACGCTCTATTCCTTAGCCAGAGAATACAATATCACTGTTGATCAGATAAGAACATGGAACAAACTGGAGAATAACACGATATACACAGGACAAAGGGTTATAGTGGGAAAACAAGAGACTTCCTTAATAAAACAACCAGTTCCTGTGACCGGTTATGACACTTATACTGTCAAAACGGGAGACACCCTATGGGGAATAGCCCGTAAATATGATATGTCTGTGTCAGAGTTACGTGAACTTAATGGAGGCCGGCTCTCACGTCTTAAGAAAGGACAGGAAATAAAAGTAGCCCTACCAGAATCGAAAGCAGCCAATGTTCATATCGTAAAAAAAGGGGAAACTCTAGAAGATATAGCTTACAACAACGGCTTAAATCCTAATGACATCATGACTTATAATCAGTTACCTGATTCAAGGATATTCCCTGGTGATCGTCTATACCTAACTCCGATAGCCATTGCTTCTATTAATACAAAACCTAGATTAACCAGACAAGCTCACCCTATCATAAAAGCAAAAGAGGAAGAAAAGCAGACAGAAGCTTCTACAACCTTAGAAGTGAATACCTATGTGGTTCAAAAGGGAGATACTCTGTATAGTATCTCCAGAAATACTGGAGTAAGCGTCGGAGAACTACGATTGTTGAATACCCTGGAGAATGACCTTATTCAGCCAAATCAGATCCTTAAATTAGAAGGAACACAGGCGCCTACTAAAGTTATTGCTCCAGAAACCACAGTAACCTTTGAAGGAACACAGGCACTCCCCAAAGAGGAACCAACAGCGGATAATGAAATCATCTATAATGGAGATTCCTACTATAACTACATTCCAACAGCCCTGTCACAACCTGACAAAGAATACAGAGAAGCCCCTGAAGAAGGTCCTTGGTTAACTTTTCAAAAAGCAGTAGACCTGTATAGTCATTGGATTAAGGATGTGAAAAAGAAACCATCCCTTGGTAATGCGCTAGCAGGATACCACTTTGTAATTGATCCAGGTCATGGAGGATTGGATCCAGGAGCCATTGTAGAAAGCATAGATGGCCGAGGTGATACCCTTTATGTGGTTGAAGATGAATATGTCTATGATATCGCTTTAAGACTAACAGAATCCCTTGTTCGCAATGGAGCAGATGTTACCTTAACTATATTAAGT from Spirochaeta cellobiosiphila DSM 17781 includes these protein-coding regions:
- a CDS encoding LysM peptidoglycan-binding domain-containing protein; protein product: MKRLITLLLLGTVSLLIYGQDMIHEVTGGDTLYSLAREYNITVDQIRTWNKLENNTIYTGQRVIVGKQETSLIKQPVPVTGYDTYTVKTGDTLWGIARKYDMSVSELRELNGGRLSRLKKGQEIKVALPESKAANVHIVKKGETLEDIAYNNGLNPNDIMTYNQLPDSRIFPGDRLYLTPIAIASINTKPRLTRQAHPIIKAKEEEKQTEASTTLEVNTYVVQKGDTLYSISRNTGVSVGELRLLNTLENDLIQPNQILKLEGTQAPTKVIAPETTVTFEGTQALPKEEPTADNEIIYNGDSYYNYIPTALSQPDKEYREAPEEGPWLTFQKAVDLYSHWIKDVKKKPSLGNALAGYHFVIDPGHGGLDPGAIVESIDGRGDTLYVVEDEYVYDIALRLTESLVRNGADVTLTILSPNHTIRNTDPAGYTLVHQTNEVYNLASLNVADRPLDWPRGGHAGLEKRVLIAEQTFDNVEAGKRVFISLHADNAPESPKGTGILYLDNENQFDKNSADFAEKLIPYLGYGAYSTGRDLAVLRNNPADIALLIELRNIYYKDHSWAIRFSELRQSDVDKISKALVNLLPKS